DNA sequence from the Lycium barbarum isolate Lr01 chromosome 5, ASM1917538v2, whole genome shotgun sequence genome:
tcaaaattaaaattttcagAATCATCGTGTTTTGCCtgtatatttatactcttgtttTGAACGAGAAATGCATACAAGTTTAAGAAAAGGATTTTTTCGTTAACGGAGAGTAGAACCGTCTGAGCACCTAAATTCACTTTAGCACAATCCATATGCTTGCAGTTTAAACATAGTAGTACGCTACTGAAGGTATCAATAGATGACATGATTATGCACCAACATCATGCATCTGATTTGCTAATTTTCTTCACAGATTGGCCAAAGCTCAGGTCATTCTCGGTCTTTCTTGGAGCTTTAGGATTGGAAAACACATGTTTACACTATCTGAAATCTATCATTGACTAGAAGCATGATTGGTCTGATATTATTTGAAGCTCTTGATTAGGTGTAAAGTTTACACCATTGGTTGGAGCTTTATAAAATTCTCAAATACATTTCAGTAGCATATTCTGAATTCAAggggaaaaaaaagggaaaaaaaaaggaaaaaaaagtcaCGTGTTTAATCTATCTGAAATTTATTTTCAACTGAATAAGCGTGTTTAAAATCTTTTCAAGTAATCAACATCATTTGAAACTTTTGATTAAGGTTTACACCATGCTTTGGAGattctccaaagttccaaataCATTTCTGTAACATCTCAAGGATTCAAAAGAACGCATTTCACTATCTGAAATTTATCTTTAATTAACTTGAGAAACGTGTACCCAAACTTTTTGAGTCTTCACATTATTTGAAACTTTTGGTTGGATCTAAAGTTTACACCATGGTTTCTCCATAACAGAGGCAGAAACCAATTGGGAGGTCCACGTATCTAAAATGACTAGACAAAGTATACAAACGCACGTCCCAAACTAGTTCTTCATTTCCTTGGAAAAAAAATACCAACTTTATGACCAAACAAAAATGGAAAGAAATGCTTTCTAAAGATAGCACAATCTACCTGAACGAAGCCTGCTTTCTACAATGAACTTCAAATTACAGATCACAATGTACCATGTTATTGCTGCTTCTTTTTGAAAAGATATACACGACGAGACACTAAGACCTTTTGTCAAAACTCTGGCGACTCTACAGGCATAATGTTAAAAGCCAGCAGCAGAGCAAACTCCAAACAAaagaatgatgatgataataatccTCAAATAACAGAACTCTTTTTTTAAGACACATCTACAGGGATCCCATATTGATGGGCTACAAACAATCAGCTCAAATATTCGGATCACAAGAAGTAGTCAGGAGTCTTCCTTGTAGTATCAGGCTCGATCTGCCGTGGAGCTGGGTCAAACTGAAGGAAATTCTGCTCCATATTTTCACTTATTTCTAGAATTGCAGCCATGTTACCACATCGGTAACAATAGTTTGGAGCACTAAATACAGTTACAACATTCTTATCCTGCCAAAAAGCAACCAATGCCATGTTAAAAGTACAAACTAATACCTGAAAGACAAGAAGTTCCGCTTAAATGAACAAAagtggaaaattttccgttagaGGGTAGTAGTAAGTGTTCGGTTTATATCTACGGACCTGACACCAATTGAAACCTTCCATCACAAGCTGATGGGCTCTAGAAATCAGTGAGAGACCATTAGTGTGATTGAACTGAGATGCTATATCCTGTCCAAATGTGTAACCAGCCCCTCGAGGTGATATTCCCCAACCACAACGATCGTCTGGATCAGACCACAGGAGATCACACATTGGCCCTTCATGTGGCACCTAACAACCAGAACAAAGATGCAAAGTGACAGGATCAGTAGCATAAagatataaaaatcatgaaacatCTGTAACAATGGAAACCACTAGTGCAAATAGGTGTGGAGCAAGTAAAAGACAGTAAAGTGTTATAGTAAATTGCCTTCTCTATATCCGAGAAGAACTGGAAAAATGGATCACATTAACTGGTTAAGAGGCTACTAAAAGCCTCTATGTAAACATATACAAAACACTGCCAAACCTATCCTAcaacaaattaaaaaagaaaatgggACTCTTTCGAACTCATCATAACAGAAACTCATAATTTTCTTCCTATTAAAGTCTTGATTGGTTTGGTTCTGTATCTGTAGTCCTTTTGCACAAAAAGGATGTAACCCACATAAGACAACAAGCTGTCGTGCGATAATGATTAATTTCGTTAGATAAATAGGAGATTAACTTGATACATGGTGTCAGATAGAGCAAGAGGAGGGAGAGCAGGCAGTGACATGATACAAAGCGGACTAGTTTAACatatcatgaacatgtaaaaGCTAGAGTCGCACAAATACTTCCATACCTCTTGTATACGGTCCAGTGCTCGGATGTTATCAAGTGTATCAAGGGATGGTGAGAGTCCTCCATGCAAACAGAATATCTACAATTTTAAGTAAATTAAGCTTGTTAAAAACTCGTAACAAATACTTTCAAGTAAATTGCCTGTACAGTAAGAGCCCAAACCTGACTCTCTATGAGTGCCGTCAATGGTAGATAATCAAAGAGATCAGTGAAATACTTCCAAACATTAGCATTTCCATACTTCCTCAAGCATTCATCGTAAAACCCATACCTAGCAGGTAAAGAGATCTGTCAATTAATGCAAACATGTATTGAACCTGCTGTCATATTGTATTCAGCGTAAAACAAGTAGGGAGGCTGATCATGAATAGCATAGATGATCCATCCCCAAAAGACTGGCCACAGATATACTTATCAAATAAATATTAAAAGGGCGTCAAACAAGTAAGGAGGCTGATCATGAATAGCATAGATGATCTATCCCCAAAAGACTGCCCACAAATAAATATTAAAAGGATTTCCTGCAGATACCTTCATTGATAAGTAACCATAAGTCAAACATCTATCTAGTGGTTAGAGAGCAAAGTTGCTTAAGTGAACCTTGTGCTCTAAGGACTTATTTCAATGCACAAGTGGAGAGTGTGTAATGCCCAACTGTGACTCAAGTTATCGACGCCAATCCTTTGGTTAAAAAACAACTAAAGACACATGCATATGAAAGGAAACTTTCGATATGGATTCCAAAGGTGCCAAGGAAGGTGTGCTTCTTCACTTGGCTTGCCACTAGAGAGGTGATTTTGACAATGGAAAATCTTAGAAAGCGGAAGGTTGTCTGCGTCAGTTGGTGTGACATGTATAAGGAGGCGGGCGAGGACACGGATCATCTTCTTCTACATTGCGGGCTGACCATGAGGTTATGGCGGGATACACTTAGGTGGTTTGGCACTTCATGGACAATGTCAAACACAGTGAGAGTTGATGTTCAGTTGGAAGAGTGtgagaagaagaagacgaagggCATGGAATATGGTTCCACTTGCGCTAAAGTGGTTTGTTTGAAAAGAGAGAAATAGAAGATCTTTTGAAGGTGTAGAGTCGAGTTTCTCTCAGTTGAGGAGTAACCTCCattcccttattttcttttggtgcacAAAGAAAGTTCCTTGTAGAATAGTCGATTGGGTGGAGTATGTAGAGAATCATATTGTTTTGTAAATTCTCTAATTTTTGGTATATCTCTTGTATATGGCCGTTGTGGCCATTTTTATTAATGAAAATACATTTACTTgattaaaaaattaaaagacACTTACCAAAAGATTTAGCAACTTAACATTCCAGCTTCTAATATGACATCATTATTCAACTACTCAGTTATGATATCCTCCTGGCTCCTGTTGAATTTGATTGCTAAGTTTGTCCATGCAAAGAGTTTCATGACTTTTAGAGACCAGGGGTGGGGGAAGGACAATATTAGGAGCTTCACTTCAGGTATATACATGATCTTCGCGTAGATTGTAAACGATTTTGCTTCTATTAGTAAAATAACTCACCAGGAAGAATTATAATAGTTCTCAGATCCAGTAAGAGCACATTTTTCAATTTTCATGGGACTACTACACATGCGGTACTTAGAAACAAAAATGTGGTTCCATTACATAGGGTAAAGGAGCATAAAATCacatttagtaggcgtttggccatagataccaaaaaaaattcactctttttggaatttttgaagttggagttggagttgtgtttggccatagtttttgaaattgtagtttttggtgaaatgtagttgtaaaaaagtgaaaaaagtgatttttttttaaaaacaagttttttgagtttttggtattccggaatacaacttcaagttgtattcggaatatttatggccaaacgcatagcgggagcttagtgcaccgggctgccccttttttttatggccaaacgcccaaaagtgaaaaaagtgaagaaaaaaaatccggaaaaaagggaataatttttatggccaaacggcaccttagCCTCATTAAAACTTCAAGATGAGAAGAAAACAGCTGCTGGAACATCCTCATCTTTGTTGTCCCCAGCTTTCTTATCCTTGCGTAACTTTCTCAGCAAAAATAAAATACTTTGAAAAACCACAGCGAGGCCGAGAATCTTCAGTGCACAATATGTCGGTTTCTAAGCAGCAAATCTAAGTAACAACAATAGATTAAGGCAGAAACCATGCAATCAATACATCTTAGAAAAACTGGAAGAACAAACAAAAGAAAGGGAACATAGATTGATAATTAATCATGACAGAGAAGGAAAAAGTATCCTGAAGGTGGAATGTCTAAATGAAAGCAGAAATTAGTTTCTTTGCAAGGTGGTATGTTATATCACTTATCTGGTTGATTGAAAGATTTTCCCAGCACTTCCACTAGGCCTATTCTCCATCAAAGCTTAACCAGCCTGATTAACCTAATCCAGGGGAATCTTAGTAGTAAAGTTGGATGGGTACCTGAATTTTCACCTTAGTGGTGAGGCTTCAAATTCCCCACCTTCTAATTGACCACCCATTTTCCCCTTGCCTTTCTCCTTCCCTTTCCCCACTTGTATAATAAAAAGTCTTTAAAAAAaccaaaaaagaagaaagaaaaaaaactaatCATGATCAGTGATCAAGGTCCACAACAAGAACTGAAAAACCTAAGCAATGAACAAACTTATCTTATCAAATAGCATGACGATGAGGCCATCATTGATTCTCCAAAACTATTGCTTCCTTCTTATTGACATGACTTAAATACATGTTTTTGCTACATAGAAATATAGAATTCAAGCAACACGTTTATCTTCCCGCTCTCTTCAACTTCTTAGAACAAACCAGGAGTTGATATCCTTAGTTCTAATGCCTGACCTccatgctcctttttttttttttttttatttcaggaAAGAGGGTGAGAAATGGAAAGAAGATTATTTTGAGTACATTGAAGAGAAGCATCACAGTCCATTATACGTGCTGCTTGAGTGCAACAAGAGCAGACACAAATCAAGAAAGGACATTTGAGCCATAGAAGCGTAGATTTCACATTGCTACTCTCACTCAAACAGAAGGAGAGAGAAGCAAAGAGGATATTAAACAAACCACATGCAGAAAGTCAAAATAAGATAATTCCACCAAACGGGACAACTTTTGAAAGAAAGTGGCATTTAGGAACATCCTTGACCAGTAAAACTCTTAAGTGAAACTGTGACAGAAACAAATGTACAAGTATCATGCACCAAACAGCATAACGTATACTATTACCTGTTACCAATTACCAAATATAAATAGTGCAccatatggaaaaaaaaattacatactCAAGCAGCATTGCATATTAAGTTCTTCTAAATTCTCGTAATTGGAGAAATTGCAGTTTAGCAGATTGAACAGAAAATATAAGAGCAATGCAGATACATCTTTTTGTTTGGACTTTGGATAAAGTAGCATTGCATAAACGTAAATATCTCAATGTTCTGCGTAAACCAGATCATTTAAGCAATcgcaaagaataatatttgaatATCAGCTGTTAAGAAAGACCAATTATCTTTTCAGACAACCTAACTTAGGCACTTCAATATGAACAAAAGTAAGTGACTCACACTTGAGTGATCTGTCGGCTTTCGTGGTTTCCCCTAAGAATTGTGATTCTATCTCTATAACGGACCTTCAGAGCAACCAATAGTGTGACAGTCTCGACAGAATAGTATCCACGGTCTGCATTCATTAGGCAATTATTGATGATAAACAATAATGTACTCGACCAACAAGGAAAGTGAGGTACTAGTCAACATACAAAGAAGTAAACATGAAGAGGTGAGATAAGGAAACCATCAACAGAACAGGAAAAAGTGAATAAAATGTACACTGTCATCCAGTTTATAGAgtaagatcttttttttttttttttttttttttttgtgggaacccgcagccgctacccttcaggTGCGCACAAGGTAAactcagctcctgtgcaatagctcgcaaaccacacaggagagataacccgcactaggcaagccccgtgcgacgagctcgactccgaaggcaaatcccctgctgttgtaggcagggggtttcaaacctgagacctccattatgaaagccccatgctcaaccatctgagccacccttgcgggtagtTTATGGAGTAAGATCTATATGATGAAATCTACCTTAAATGCAAAAaataatagaaagaaaaaaacaaaccCTAAAAAGGAAGCCTCTAACTACCATTAAATCAGTCATTTAACACCAAAAAATGTTAATAGCTTTATGGAACCCatgcttatgagatgtatatgttactcggactcttcaaaaatatcgacAGGTGtatgttggatcctccaaaagtagtgtactcttggaggatccgacacgggtgcggcaacatttttggagagtccgagcaacttatgAAAGAGAACACTGCCTTTTTGGTAAAACTATACAGAAAATAGACAAAAAATGAGTAGGAAAAAACTATACTGCTGGACTGCCCACTTGACATCTGTGCACTAATTTTTTTCACATGAGTAGGAGAAGCAGTCTTTACGGAAAGAACTTCCAATAACAAGAGAATATATTTAGAAAGCAAGACTCAAAAGAGCAATTCATGACATGCAATAACTTGTTGAATCTTTGTCCATTAAAGTATGACACAGTCGAAAAATTCAGCATGGAGCATTGGCTTTCCGGATGCTGCCCACTCACACTAATAATAAGTTTGTGAAAGGACAAGAATAACACTAATAATAAGTTTCTGAAAGGACAAGAATAAGTATAGCTGACTCACTCACTCCCCCCacgcccccacccccacccccaaacaCAAACCCCCCAAGGCTTTCGTCTAGTGATAAGAGCACAACACATGATGTGTGCGTTAGGTGCACATCACGAGTACCTTGTTGCAGACAAAAGCCTGATGCTTAAGTGGAGAAAGTTAGAGGGGCAGGCCTATTACCCACGGAAATTTGAACCGTGCACCACATTAAGGGATTTCTCAGTTATCAAAAGAAATTGGTCATTCATCTCATTGGATGGCCAAATTATTTTGTTCCGCAATCAGCATCCTGCAACTCTCAAGAGGATGTCTGCACGTGTACGTTCTTATAAACTTGTCATCTTTGGCACCAAAGAAATTTACCAAATGAGTAGAAACTTCTCCTACATTTGCCTCCATGCCATCAAGTAACTTTGTCATATTCCAACCACCACGCACGTGAGAGATCCACATCACAACCACGCTTCATCGTTCTCAAGTATGAAACGACAAATAGATCAAAATAAAGCTTGCCATTTGTCGATACATTATAGTAACGCTACCAATAAATGAAAAGCCAATCACGTACCATCCTTATCATGAATAATTGAGAAATAAAACCTCGAATCACGACAAACCACAAAACAACCACCATATAGCTTCACAATCTACTTAGTACACAAAAGCACAACCTATACTGTAGCATTCTTGTTTCTACATCCTATTTAGGTCAATTCACATTCCGCCTATGTCGCCACAACAAATCATTAAACGCAGAGGAAATTTTTAGAAATCCAATAAATCACATGCAAATTTCTAATTTAACAGAAATTGTCTACCAAATTCTACCAAGCTTTTACAATTTTAAACAAAATAAACCTTAAAATCCACCAAATTTCCAACATTTCATGTGCAAATTCCTAATTCAACAGAAGTAGTCTACCAAATCCTACCTAGCTCTAACAATTCTAAACACAAAATCCATAGAAACCACAAAAATGTAACCTAATCACCAACAAATCATTAAATTCAGAGGAAATTTCTAATTTCTACTTAGCTTTCACATTTCCAAACAAATATCCTTAAAAACTCACCAACATAATCTCCCATAAAGAGGTAATTAGTATCAGGAGCGTTGCCACCAATCTTGAacagctcaatcaaatcataaAACTGTCCGTGTATATCGCCGCACACCGTAACAGGACATTTAACAGGTTGCACATTCCATTCCTCAACAAGTATCGCTCTCGCTTGATCACATAACGTCTTCACTTCCAACTCTGTTAATGGCTTGCATTCCATTAATTGTGAGATCTGCCGATCTACATCCCCGTGCGGCGGCATCTTTTTTTAACAACAAACTCGCCTATCTCTCAGATCGAATCGAGGTAAAATTTAATTGCTATATTATTGAAATCAAGCacaaaaaattattgaaaaaatattgaaaaagtaaTTAGGGTTTTAATTTCTCTGAATCATTTTCTGTTCGTCTGCATTCATGCGAACCTATTGGGtgcctctccctctctctctatcttcCTCTCTCTAACTATGTGAAAATTTG
Encoded proteins:
- the LOC132641450 gene encoding serine/threonine-protein phosphatase PP2A-2 catalytic subunit-like, with the translated sequence MPPHGDVDRQISQLMECKPLTELEVKTLCDQARAILVEEWNVQPVKCPVTVCGDIHGQFYDLIELFKIGGNAPDTNYLFMGDYVDRGYYSVETVTLLVALKVRYRDRITILRGNHESRQITQVYGFYDECLRKYGNANVWKYFTDLFDYLPLTALIESQIFCLHGGLSPSLDTLDNIRALDRIQEVPHEGPMCDLLWSDPDDRCGWGISPRGAGYTFGQDIASQFNHTNGLSLISRAHQLVMEGFNWCQDKNVVTVFSAPNYCYRCGNMAAILEISENMEQNFLQFDPAPRQIEPDTTRKTPDYFL